The sequence GAATCACTAATGACGATTACCACCGTGCGTGCGGTTTGTCCGCATGACTGCCCCGATACTTGCGCCTTGCTGGTGACCGTTGATGACGGCGTCGCCACTGCCGTGCGCGGCGATCCGGATCATCCGACCACTGCCGGCGTGCTCTGTACCAAGGTCGCGCGCTACACCGAACGTACCTATCACGCCGACCGCCTGCTCCATCCGCTTAAACGCATCGGCAAAAAAGGCGAAGGCAAATTTGTTCGCATCAGCTGGGACGAAGCGATCGATACCATCGCCAGCCGCCTCGGTGCGATTGCCGCTACTGACCCGCAAGCGATCCTGCCATACAGCTATGCCGGCACGATGGGGCTGGTGCAGGGCGAGTCGATGGCGTCGCGCTTCTTCAATGTGTTGGGTGCCTCGCAACTCGAGCGCACGATCTGTGCGGCGGCCGGCGGCGCGGGCTACAAGTACACGATAGGCCAGCGGGTCGGCACGGACCCCGAACAATTCCAGAATGCGAAGCTGATCCTGATCTGGGGCGGCAATCCGATCGCCTCTAACCTGCACTTGTGGATGCGTGTGCAGGAAGCCAAGCGGCAGGGCGCGAAGATCATCGCGATCGATCCGTACCGCTCGCTGACCGCCGAAAAATGCCAGCAGCACATCGCGCTGTTACCCGGCACCGATGCGGCGCTGGCGCTGGGCATGATGCACGTTTTGATTGCGGACGATTTGATTGACCACGATTATATTGCGCGTCATACAACCGGCTTTGAGCAATTAAAAGTCCGCGCCGCCGAATGGCCGCCGGAGAAAGTCGCCACCACCTGCGGTATCAGCGTCGACGAAGTCATCACGCTGGCACGCGACTACGGTCAGGCTGCGTTGCGCGGCGAGGGTGTCGCGATCCGCGTCAATTATGGTTTGCAACGCGTGCATGGCGGCGGCATGGCGGTGCGTAATATCGCCTGTCTGCCGGCGCTGGTCGGGGCCTGGCGTCAGGCCGCCGGCGGCATTTTGCTGTCGACCTCGGACAGCTTCGCAAAAAACAAGCAGGCGCTCGAGCGGCCCGATCTGGCCAAGCCGGTACGCAGCATCAACATGAGTACGATCGGCGATGATTTGCTGCGTGAAGCCTCGCCGGAATTCGGTCCGAAAATCGCTGCGCTGATTGTCTATAACTCGAACCCGGTGGCGGTCGCACCCGAGTCCGGCAAGGTCATGCAGGGTTTCGCGCGCGAGGATTTGTTCACCGTCGTGCTCGAACACTTCCAGACCGATACCGCCGACTATGCCGACATCGTGTTGCCGGCCACGACGCAGCTCGAACATGTCGACATCCATTCGACCTACGGCCACTTGTACATGATGGCCAACAACGCCGCGATTGCGCCGCTCGGCGAGGCCAAACCGAATACCGA comes from Actimicrobium sp. CCC2.4 and encodes:
- a CDS encoding molybdopterin oxidoreductase family protein; translation: MTITTVRAVCPHDCPDTCALLVTVDDGVATAVRGDPDHPTTAGVLCTKVARYTERTYHADRLLHPLKRIGKKGEGKFVRISWDEAIDTIASRLGAIAATDPQAILPYSYAGTMGLVQGESMASRFFNVLGASQLERTICAAAGGAGYKYTIGQRVGTDPEQFQNAKLILIWGGNPIASNLHLWMRVQEAKRQGAKIIAIDPYRSLTAEKCQQHIALLPGTDAALALGMMHVLIADDLIDHDYIARHTTGFEQLKVRAAEWPPEKVATTCGISVDEVITLARDYGQAALRGEGVAIRVNYGLQRVHGGGMAVRNIACLPALVGAWRQAAGGILLSTSDSFAKNKQALERPDLAKPVRSINMSTIGDDLLREASPEFGPKIAALIVYNSNPVAVAPESGKVMQGFAREDLFTVVLEHFQTDTADYADIVLPATTQLEHVDIHSTYGHLYMMANNAAIAPLGEAKPNTEFFRLLAARMGFDDPCFRDSDGTIAASAFDSSNPRAIHFDWDSLKRTGWQKLVVPDAPFADGGFKTPSGKCEFYSAQMLADGFDPLPTYIAPYESVASNAALASKYPLAMISPPARNFLNSSFVNVASLRATEGEPHLDIHPDDAASRRIGSGDTVRIFNGRGSFEAKARVTDRARKGLVVGLSIWWKKMAADGKNANEVTGQRLTDMAGGPTFYDVLVEVEKK